From one Liolophura sinensis isolate JHLJ2023 chromosome 10, CUHK_Ljap_v2, whole genome shotgun sequence genomic stretch:
- the LOC135476884 gene encoding galanin receptor type 1-like, with protein sequence MAAGGSNGAYSYDYQYYWDYIYAYDFASSNLTLGNLTNITYDVYDASAIPDNAPDGRLVVAIFGLIFLVGIPGNTLVVYVVSKNGAMKTVTNLYLVNLAIADLLFLTLCITFTGSAYVMSWPFGNAICKLVNYLMVVTMSVSVLTLAAMCIDRYYAITKPIRSKLFRTIRRTTIKLLSIWGLTMISQISVAVISQTVEFWDKGQERKYCVEKFADFRYRQAYTLLVFGILFVAPFGIIAICYLRMSKFLLNSVRPGETQLTTGTVNALKSRRKVALMMLVVTLVFGLCWLPLHIVYLKSDFGPSGYSSFFDYFKVAAHCLSYANSAVNPLIYCFMSKHFRQCFKMALPCKGTAQQTLPVADPEALQIPLFPRRRQNSDVHMRINVDNVPERELQPPSPVNEIEENHEQSQQRKRRARLDTMSTST encoded by the exons ATGGCCGCTGGTGGATCGAATGGCGCCTATTCTTACGATTACCAGTACTACTGGGACTACATCTATGCCTATGATTTCGCCTCCAGTAATCTGACGCTGGGCAACTTGACCAACATCACCTACGACGTCTACGACGCCTCTGCCATTCCCGACAATGCGCCGGACGGAAGACTCGTGGTCGCCATCTTTGGCTTGATCTTCCTCGTCGGTATCCCAGGCAACACGCTCGTGGTGTATGTGGTCTCCAAGAATGGCGCCATGAAGACAGTGACGAATTTGTACCTGGTGAATCTGGCCATTGCTGACTTGCTTTTCCTGACGCTGTGCATCACCTTTACTGGATCCGCTTACGTCATGTCCTGGCCATTCGGAAACGCCATAT GTAAACTTGTGAATTACTTGATGGTTGTGACTATGAGTGTAAGCGTACTCACTCTCGCAGCCATGTGTATCGACAGGTACTACGCCATCACCAAACCCATTCGGTCCAAATTGTTCAG GACGATCCGTAGGACAACCATCAAGCTGCTCTCCATCTGGGGACTCACAATGATCAGTCAGATTTCTGTGGCCGTCATCTCACAGACTGTGGAATTCTGGGACAAGGGACAAGAGCGGAAGTACTGTGTGGAGAAGTTTGCCGACTTCCGATATCGCCAGGCCTACACTTTGTTAGTTTTCGGCATTCTCTTTGTGGCACCTTTTGGAATAATAGCCATCTGTTATTTGCGCATGTCGAAATTTTTGTTAAACAGCGTCCGGCCGGGTGAAACGCAGCTGACCACAGGAACTGTGAATGCTTTAAAATCTCGCCGCAAAGTGGCGCTGATGATGCTTGTGGTGACGCTAGTGTTCGGTCTTTGCTGGCTGCCACTTCATATAGTGTACCTGAAAAGTGATTTCGGACCGTCCGGATACAGTTCATTCTTTGACTATTTCAAGGTGGCCGCCCATTGTTTGTCCTACGCAAACAGCGCCGTAAATCCCCTGATCTACTGCTTCATGAGTAAGCACTTTCGCCAATGTTTCAAAATGGCCTTACCGTGTAAAGGTACCGCCCAGCAGACGTTGCCTGTGGCTGATCCAGAAGCACTTCAAATACCGCTATTTCCCCGCCGGAGACAGAATTCGGACGTGCACATGCGCATAAACGTGGACAACGTTCCCGAGCGGGAATTACAGCCGCCGTCTCCAGTGAATGAAATTGAAGAAAACCATGAGCAAAGCCAGCAACGCAAAAGAAGGGCCAGATTAGATACCATGTCAACTAGTACTTAG